From the Photobacterium sp. GJ3 genome, one window contains:
- a CDS encoding heme-degrading domain-containing protein produces MNPDALLAQEQTLQLNHFNHETAWALGSLLKTLAESRQASVAIEVYGFGQVLFSYAMPETNSDHLDWIRRKRNSVLRYGKSSYYLGCYNAQKQRVFESQPHVNAMDYCAHGGAFPIRIKGSGLVGVVTVSGLPQADDHALVTAALKEIQWQQDQ; encoded by the coding sequence ATGAATCCCGACGCCTTGCTTGCGCAGGAACAGACCCTGCAACTGAATCACTTTAACCATGAAACGGCCTGGGCGCTGGGCAGTCTTCTGAAAACGCTGGCTGAGTCCAGACAGGCATCTGTTGCCATAGAGGTTTATGGTTTTGGGCAAGTGCTGTTCAGCTATGCGATGCCAGAGACCAACAGCGATCATCTGGACTGGATCCGACGGAAGCGAAACAGTGTGCTGCGATACGGGAAAAGTTCGTATTATCTGGGCTGCTATAACGCGCAGAAGCAGCGGGTGTTTGAGTCTCAGCCTCACGTGAATGCCATGGACTATTGCGCGCACGGCGGCGCTTTTCCCATTCGGATCAAAGGCAGCGGGCTGGTTGGTGTCGTGACCGTGTCTGGATTACCGCAGGCAGACGATCATGCTTTAGTCACGGCAGCGCTGAAAGAGATTCAGTGGCAGCAAGACCAGTAA
- a CDS encoding DeoR/GlpR family DNA-binding transcription regulator, with protein sequence MIHLISLIEQQGKVMLHEICEQFSVSRDSARRDLVKLTQQPGIQRIRGGAMRATLTAKLESYAEKPVSEAKQSLAVCAAGLIEADDHLLMDTSTTLTLMAARINQPATVVTNSMDILQQLSLNPDVRVHVLGGRFDSFHRAILGAQAEKQLLDYRVNKAFIGVCALSENGLSTNNEQEASLKQAMMAQAQQVILVCEHAKLGQENFHHICGLDAIDVLITDQPLTPSFAELCDHHEIQVMLAQPNQGQR encoded by the coding sequence TTGATTCACTTAATCTCGCTGATTGAACAGCAGGGGAAAGTGATGTTGCATGAGATCTGCGAGCAGTTTTCGGTGTCGCGGGATTCGGCCCGCCGGGATCTGGTCAAACTGACCCAGCAGCCCGGCATTCAGCGTATCCGTGGGGGTGCCATGCGTGCCACGCTCACCGCCAAACTGGAATCCTACGCAGAGAAACCGGTCAGCGAGGCGAAACAATCGCTGGCTGTGTGTGCAGCCGGACTCATTGAAGCCGATGATCACTTGCTGATGGATACCAGTACCACGCTGACGCTGATGGCGGCTCGGATCAACCAGCCTGCAACAGTCGTGACGAACTCAATGGATATTTTACAGCAGTTGTCGCTCAATCCGGATGTGCGGGTGCATGTGCTGGGTGGGCGATTTGATTCGTTCCATCGCGCGATTCTGGGGGCTCAGGCCGAAAAGCAACTGCTGGATTATCGCGTCAATAAAGCATTCATCGGCGTATGTGCGCTGTCTGAAAACGGGCTTTCGACCAATAATGAGCAGGAAGCTTCTCTGAAACAAGCCATGATGGCGCAAGCACAACAAGTCATTCTGGTGTGTGAGCACGCTAAACTGGGGCAGGAAAACTTCCATCATATCTGCGGTCTGGATGCGATTGATGTACTGATCACGGACCAGCCCCTGACTCCTTCTTTTGCCGAACTTTGCGATCACCATGAGATTCAGGTGATGCTGGCGCAACCCAACCAAGGACAGCGTTAA
- a CDS encoding DMT family transporter — MSERKPVDAAAVGMMIVFCFVMGLQQIFLKATGDDIAPILQIGIRSGIAACLVCVYLVLRRKRLSFADGNWKPGLLVGLLFAVEYLFLGEALRYTSASHAVVFLYTSPLFSALMLHFLIDSERLSVAQWTGILLAFGGIAITFLLHDGTSPVNTQPNQLWGDFLALLGGLAWGATVVLIRSTRLARVPSEQTLLYQLTMACLVLVATAFLTGQTTINPTPLAITSVAFQTLVISFAGLLVWFWMLNTYIASRLGVLSFMTPLYGVVLGAWLLDEAIEPGFVYGASMVITGIVLVSGHGWIKQRLWRAVGRRKLPARGKG, encoded by the coding sequence ATGAGCGAGCGCAAACCCGTCGACGCTGCCGCAGTCGGGATGATGATCGTGTTTTGTTTTGTGATGGGATTACAGCAAATCTTCCTCAAAGCAACAGGCGATGATATCGCGCCCATCCTCCAGATTGGCATTCGATCCGGCATTGCGGCTTGTCTGGTCTGTGTGTATCTGGTGTTGCGCCGGAAGCGGCTGTCATTTGCCGATGGCAACTGGAAACCGGGCTTGCTGGTCGGGCTGCTGTTTGCGGTTGAGTATCTGTTTCTGGGCGAAGCACTTCGCTATACCTCGGCTTCCCATGCGGTGGTTTTCCTGTATACCTCCCCTTTATTCAGTGCCCTGATGCTGCATTTTCTGATTGATTCAGAGCGCTTGTCAGTGGCGCAATGGACGGGTATTTTGCTGGCCTTTGGCGGCATTGCCATCACCTTCCTGCTGCACGACGGCACCAGCCCGGTGAACACGCAACCCAATCAGCTCTGGGGGGATTTTCTGGCGTTACTCGGCGGTCTGGCCTGGGGGGCAACCGTCGTGCTGATCCGCAGCACCCGGCTGGCCCGGGTCCCTTCAGAGCAAACCTTGCTTTACCAGCTCACCATGGCGTGTCTGGTGCTGGTTGCAACGGCATTCCTGACAGGACAGACAACAATCAATCCGACCCCGCTGGCAATCACCAGCGTGGCTTTTCAAACGCTGGTCATTTCTTTCGCTGGATTACTGGTGTGGTTCTGGATGCTCAATACCTATATCGCATCACGCCTGGGGGTGTTGTCCTTCATGACACCACTTTATGGTGTCGTACTGGGTGCCTGGCTGCTGGATGAAGCCATTGAACCGGGCTTTGTTTATGGTGCATCCATGGTGATCACCGGGATTGTGCTGGTCAGCGGCCATGGCTGGATCAAACAAAGGCTCTGGCGCGCGGTTGGCAGACGCAAACTGCCGGCACGCGGAAAGGGATAA
- a CDS encoding LysE family translocator, which produces MSFLFLWLGVMFPLVFSPGPANIVFAASGASVGVRRSLPLLFGIDSVFLVKSLIIGLGLGAFIEQYPMALQVLQCVGALYILYLAIGFLKTSLYAQGEAQKPLGFVDGVLIQLLNSKGWLLVLLMFSLFSEKAHQEFGEQAIWVLVAWLAVLNISMHLVWIWAGGLLAKMSGNRKNQKVQGFIYFLSLGLVAVWLLVDNGLWRTLSF; this is translated from the coding sequence ATGAGCTTTTTGTTTCTGTGGTTAGGCGTGATGTTCCCGCTGGTATTCAGTCCCGGTCCCGCTAATATCGTGTTTGCTGCGTCTGGTGCCAGTGTGGGTGTCCGGCGGTCGTTGCCCTTACTCTTTGGCATCGACAGTGTTTTTCTGGTGAAGTCCCTGATCATCGGTCTCGGCTTAGGTGCGTTTATCGAACAATATCCGATGGCTTTACAGGTGCTTCAATGTGTGGGGGCGCTGTATATCCTGTATCTGGCGATCGGCTTCCTGAAAACCAGTCTGTATGCGCAGGGTGAGGCCCAAAAGCCGCTGGGTTTTGTCGATGGGGTGCTGATTCAGTTGCTGAACAGCAAAGGCTGGTTGTTGGTGTTGCTGATGTTTTCGCTTTTTTCCGAGAAGGCGCATCAGGAGTTCGGCGAGCAGGCGATCTGGGTGCTGGTTGCCTGGCTTGCCGTGCTGAATATTTCTATGCATCTGGTCTGGATCTGGGCGGGTGGCTTACTGGCAAAGATGTCGGGGAACCGAAAAAATCAGAAAGTGCAGGGATTCATTTATTTTCTGTCACTGGGGCTGGTTGCTGTCTGGTTACTGGTGGATAACGGTCTCTGGAGAACCCTGAGTTTCTAG
- a CDS encoding AraC family transcriptional regulator: protein MWRPARYSGIELLSAAFTQFEFSRHWHDELAIGVIESGAEGLFYRGSNIIVPQQQIVAINPAEIHTGFPGSAQGWRYRMFYFSPEFIARCFAETPAHVSPVIDRAVIHHPELFHLLFQLHVSLESPSLDLTRDSLLITALEMLFTNYGNARHVASLTTSDKKSPVLVRDYLQDHWQDNVALDELAHLCGQTKFKIIRDFKTQYGMTPHQYLLMLKVQRAKTLLRQGQSCADTALACGFFDQSHFTRNFKRAFGVPPRHYAN from the coding sequence ATGTGGCGGCCAGCACGGTATTCAGGCATTGAATTGCTGTCCGCTGCTTTCACGCAGTTCGAGTTTTCCCGGCACTGGCATGATGAGCTGGCCATTGGTGTGATTGAATCGGGTGCCGAAGGGCTGTTTTACCGGGGCAGTAATATTATTGTGCCTCAGCAGCAAATCGTCGCGATCAACCCTGCCGAAATTCATACCGGCTTTCCCGGCAGTGCGCAGGGCTGGCGTTATCGGATGTTCTACTTCTCGCCTGAATTCATCGCCCGGTGTTTTGCAGAGACACCAGCGCATGTGTCGCCAGTGATTGATCGCGCAGTCATTCATCATCCGGAACTGTTTCACTTGCTGTTTCAGTTACATGTATCGCTGGAATCTCCGAGCCTGGATCTGACCCGGGATTCCCTGCTGATTACCGCGTTGGAGATGCTGTTCACAAATTACGGCAATGCGCGTCATGTTGCTTCTCTCACGACGTCCGATAAAAAGTCTCCGGTGTTAGTGCGCGATTACTTACAGGATCACTGGCAGGATAACGTCGCACTCGATGAGCTGGCACACCTGTGCGGGCAAACCAAATTTAAAATCATCCGGGATTTTAAAACGCAATATGGCATGACGCCGCATCAGTATTTGCTGATGCTGAAAGTGCAGCGCGCCAAAACATTGCTTCGTCAGGGGCAGAGTTGTGCAGACACTGCACTGGCTTGTGGTTTCTTTGATCAAAGCCACTTCACCCGCAACTTCAAGCGCGCATTTGGCGTTCCGCCCCGGCACTACGCCAACTGA
- the leuE gene encoding leucine efflux protein LeuE, translating to MFADYGVLNFWAYVAGAMLIVLLPGPNSLFVLKTGMTQGIRQGYMAALAVFLGDAILMFFAYAGVATLIQTTPILFTLVRYLGAIYLLFIGSKIVYSAFKPGSAETLPETAGKRVFRKALILSLTNPKAILFYVSFFVQFIDTSYHSPGVSFFILAAVLELFSLIFLSALIFGGAYITRLVKASQRVRKLGNTLMGTLFIGFAARLALSNA from the coding sequence ATGTTTGCGGATTATGGTGTACTGAATTTTTGGGCTTATGTTGCCGGGGCAATGCTGATTGTTCTTCTGCCTGGCCCCAATTCCTTGTTTGTTCTCAAAACCGGCATGACTCAGGGGATCCGGCAAGGTTACATGGCTGCACTGGCCGTCTTTTTGGGCGATGCCATCTTGATGTTTTTCGCTTATGCCGGTGTCGCCACGCTGATCCAAACCACGCCGATTCTGTTTACTCTGGTGCGCTATCTGGGGGCAATTTACCTGCTGTTCATCGGAAGTAAGATTGTCTACAGCGCTTTCAAACCGGGTTCGGCAGAAACACTGCCAGAAACAGCTGGAAAGCGCGTTTTTCGCAAAGCCCTGATTCTGAGCCTGACGAATCCGAAAGCCATTTTATTTTATGTGTCGTTCTTCGTGCAGTTTATTGATACGAGTTACCACAGTCCGGGCGTTTCATTTTTTATTCTGGCGGCTGTACTTGAACTTTTCAGTCTGATTTTCCTGAGCGCACTGATTTTCGGGGGAGCTTATATCACCCGGTTGGTGAAAGCCAGCCAGCGTGTCCGCAAGCTCGGAAACACTTTGATGGGCACTCTGTTTATTGGCTTTGCCGCCCGTCTGGCATTATCCAACGCTTAA
- a CDS encoding GFA family protein, whose translation MNYRGSCHCGNVAFEVEGALQEVLACNCSICKRKGSLLWFVPRDALHLLTPENTVRTYTFHRHVIRHQFCPTCGIHPYGEGTDPQGRAMAAINVRCLEDVDLEQIPVTYFDGRAL comes from the coding sequence GTGAACTATCGCGGAAGCTGCCACTGCGGAAATGTGGCGTTTGAAGTAGAGGGAGCGTTGCAGGAAGTACTGGCCTGCAATTGTTCGATTTGCAAACGGAAAGGTTCCTTACTGTGGTTTGTGCCGCGTGACGCTTTGCATTTGCTGACCCCGGAAAACACGGTGAGGACATACACCTTTCATCGGCATGTAATTCGACATCAGTTTTGTCCGACGTGCGGCATCCATCCGTATGGTGAAGGCACAGATCCACAGGGCAGAGCCATGGCTGCAATTAATGTCCGCTGCCTTGAAGATGTCGATCTCGAGCAGATTCCGGTGACGTATTTCGACGGCCGCGCTCTGTAA
- a CDS encoding GNAT family N-acetyltransferase, translated as MSVIEVGNLSHIPAITAIFNHYIEHTQARFETEPMTLGNRNQWFTQFQPESPHQLFVAVENHQVLGFACSQPYRPSSAFAETVEVTIYLHPDAKGHGLGSALMARLLDALASQPVHCALSGIALPNDASVALHQKFGFTEVGVFPEYARKQGEYLSSLWMAKRLSADSML; from the coding sequence ATGTCAGTCATTGAAGTTGGGAACCTCTCCCACATTCCCGCAATCACAGCGATTTTTAACCATTATATTGAACACACCCAGGCCCGGTTCGAAACCGAGCCAATGACGCTGGGCAATCGCAACCAGTGGTTTACACAGTTTCAGCCCGAAAGCCCACACCAGCTATTTGTTGCCGTCGAGAATCATCAGGTGTTGGGATTCGCCTGCAGTCAGCCTTACCGTCCCAGTTCTGCTTTTGCTGAAACCGTAGAAGTGACGATTTATCTTCATCCCGACGCAAAAGGGCACGGGCTGGGGAGCGCATTAATGGCAAGGTTACTGGATGCGTTAGCATCGCAGCCGGTGCATTGCGCATTGTCTGGTATTGCCCTGCCAAATGACGCCTCGGTCGCATTGCATCAGAAGTTCGGATTCACCGAAGTGGGCGTTTTCCCCGAATATGCCCGAAAACAGGGCGAGTATCTGAGCTCACTCTGGATGGCGAAGCGATTGTCAGCGGATTCAATGCTGTGA
- a CDS encoding ISAs1 family transposase — MHIDAFSQFFSVIQDPRQSAKISYPLFDILFLTVCATIAGMEGWEDIEDFGEAHLNWLQDKGLFRQGIPVHDTIARVVSSIEPDQFQDCFLKWMQAANVHSNGELIAIDGKVLRSSYNREDRQSTLHMVSAFATANGVVMGQVKTQDKSNEITAIPELLKLLDIKGCLVSIDAMGCQTDIAKQIVEQGGDYLLAVKGNQKSLAKAVQKALAPLLEKSPACDIERGHGRIEAREYHVMPAQELTTDFPDWKGLQSVGVAIGYRIDSAGKESLEYRYYISSAVLTPERFADAVRGHWEIENRLHWVLDVTMKEDACQIYRGNAAELLAGVRHMALNMLRLETSKKASIRRKQKIAAMNIAYLEQVILAGIQGLDKN, encoded by the coding sequence ATGCATATCGATGCTTTTTCTCAATTCTTTTCAGTGATTCAAGACCCACGGCAGTCAGCAAAAATATCGTACCCACTGTTCGACATTTTGTTTCTGACCGTATGCGCCACCATTGCCGGTATGGAGGGCTGGGAAGATATCGAAGACTTTGGCGAAGCTCACCTCAATTGGCTACAGGACAAAGGACTTTTTCGCCAGGGCATCCCTGTCCATGACACGATTGCCAGGGTTGTTTCTTCCATTGAGCCTGACCAGTTTCAAGACTGCTTTTTAAAATGGATGCAGGCAGCCAACGTCCATTCGAATGGCGAGCTTATTGCTATTGACGGCAAGGTGTTACGCAGCTCCTATAACCGAGAAGATCGGCAATCAACGCTCCACATGGTCAGTGCTTTTGCGACAGCCAACGGCGTTGTCATGGGACAAGTTAAAACCCAAGATAAGTCCAATGAAATCACCGCCATCCCTGAGCTGCTCAAGCTGTTAGATATCAAAGGTTGTCTTGTCTCTATCGATGCGATGGGCTGTCAAACCGATATCGCCAAGCAGATAGTTGAGCAAGGTGGCGATTACCTATTAGCAGTCAAAGGCAACCAAAAAAGCCTGGCTAAAGCAGTACAAAAAGCGTTGGCGCCATTGCTCGAAAAAAGCCCAGCGTGTGACATCGAGCGCGGACATGGGCGTATTGAAGCGCGCGAATACCACGTCATGCCAGCGCAGGAGTTGACGACAGATTTCCCTGATTGGAAAGGGCTTCAAAGCGTCGGTGTTGCTATTGGCTATCGTATTGACTCAGCAGGGAAAGAATCACTGGAGTACCGCTACTACATTAGCTCTGCGGTGCTCACCCCCGAACGTTTTGCCGATGCAGTCCGAGGTCACTGGGAAATCGAAAATCGGTTGCACTGGGTGCTTGATGTCACGATGAAGGAAGATGCTTGCCAAATCTATCGTGGCAATGCCGCCGAACTCCTGGCTGGTGTGCGTCACATGGCGCTTAACATGCTTCGATTAGAAACAAGCAAAAAGGCGAGTATCAGGCGAAAGCAAAAAATAGCTGCCATGAATATAGCCTATTTGGAGCAAGTAATATTGGCGGGAATCCAAGGTTTGGATAAAAACTGA